The Candidatus Hydrogenedentota bacterium genome includes a window with the following:
- a CDS encoding YggT family protein, translating into MPELVINPSLNKEIIYSVFTFYMMMILLRWTSPFLSINTDKWWFRWILPLTDPLLDFIRRTLPPMGFADWTPVAALLLLWVVRVVLVQY; encoded by the coding sequence ATGCCAGAATTAGTGATTAACCCCAGCTTAAATAAAGAAATCATTTACAGCGTGTTCACCTTCTATATGATGATGATCCTGCTGCGCTGGACCTCCCCTTTCCTCTCCATCAACACCGACAAATGGTGGTTTCGCTGGATTCTTCCGCTTACTGATCCTCTGCTTGATTTCATCAGACGTACCTTACCACCCATGGGTTTTGCGGATTGGACACCTGTGGCCGCTTTACTCTTACTCTGGGTTGTTCGTGTTGTCTTGGTTCAGTATTGA